The following coding sequences lie in one Zonotrichia leucophrys gambelii isolate GWCS_2022_RI chromosome 4A, RI_Zleu_2.0, whole genome shotgun sequence genomic window:
- the LOC135447789 gene encoding contactin-4-like, which yields MESCKGERDGGEGGTTEEGSKGVEGKGRRGERRGGERREENRRRGGGVEERRVARTLAPCYSADLRPAAGSLVSAVGCTVLLTAPALRGSRAVAWEYRAGSEEGVILTYGFRHPPNVSRLFENRATFNESNLSLQVVLQRGDSRLYRLRAQEEATAWFHLRVVEPLSPPQIVGNSLVKAGGNTKLVCRVVHGTADAYWWKKNGQPLVESERIQFVENTTLVILRVSISDSGYYTCVVSNAVSQNETSFLLKVHHSTHVVLPVVMTCVIIGLIAGVFVWCWRREKEHSDNCW from the exons ATGGAGTCCTGTAAAGGGGAGAGGGAcggaggggaaggaggaacaACGGAGGAGGGGAGCAAGGGagtggaggggaagggaagaagaggggaacggagaggaggagaaaggagggaggaaaacagaagaagaggaggaggagtagAAGAGAGAAGAGTAg CCCGCACGCTCGCTCCCTGCTACTCGGCCGACCTGCGCCCGGCCGCGGGCAGCCTGGTGTCGGCCGTGGGCTGCACCGTGCTGCTGACGGCCCCGGCGCTGCGGGGCAGCCGCGCCGTGGCCTGGGAGTACCGGGCGGGCTCGGAGGAGGGGGTCATCCTCACCTACGGCTTCCGCCATCCCCCCAACGTGTCCCGGCTCTTCGAGAACCGCGCCACGTTCAACGAGTCCAACCTGTCGCTGCAGGTGGTGCTGCAGCGCGGGGACAGCCGCCTCTACCGCCTCAGGGCCCAGGAGGAGGCCACGGCCTGGTTCCATCTGCGCGTTGTGG AGCCGCTGTCCCCGCCACAAATTGTGGGCAACTCCTTGGTGAAGGCAGGAGGCAACACCAAACTGGTTTGCCGCGTGGTGCACGGGACGGCAGACGCCTACTGGTGGAAGAAAAATGGGCAACCGCTCGTGGAAAGTGAGCGCATCCAGTTTGTGGAGAACACCACGCTCGTCATCCTGCGGGTGTCCATCAGCGACAGCGGCTACTACACCTGCGTGGTGAGCAACGCCGTGAGCCAGAACGAGACCTCCTTCCTGCTCAAGGTCCACC ACTCTACACACGTGGTGCTGCCTGTGGTCATGACCTGTGTCATCATCGGCTTGATCGCAG GTGTCTTTGTCTGGtgctggagaagggagaaggaacaCAGTGACAACTGTTG GTAg